TTGCTTTGCGTCAAGTTTTTGCTTTTGAAACAGAGCGAAAACTTGGTGGTATGGCAACGGCAACCCTCTTCGATAGTCGTAAACCTATCCAGTAACTTTGGGCTCTCTGCTTCGAGTTAAGCATATCTATAGTCGGTTAAATAGCTATTGCTTTGACGATGTACACGCAGGACAGTTTTAATATTCAGTATGCTTAGCTTACGCGCTATGACTAACTGTACAGGGGCTTCCCTATTTACAAGGATCTGCTGGGAGGACATAATCTACTACTCTATCTACGCTGGTGAGAGACTGGCCGCCGCATTGTTGTTCTCCAACTGCGACGTGACGGTGGAGCAggcgctgctgttgttgttgggacTGGTGGCCTCggcgctgctgttgctgctgtttccCGATGCCTTGGACACAGCTCCACCCGGCAGGGCCTTGGCCCTCGACGAGTTGCGGTTCCAACTGAAATTCAGGGCTGAACTCAGTTTGCTGGGCTTGCTGGGCTGCGATGGTGCTTGCATTTGGGGCTCAGCGAGGTCGTAGTCCTGGCGTCCAATCGAACTGGCAGGCGTGTGGTGGCTGTATCCGGAATCGGAgccgaagctggagtccccaTACGGATGTCTGTACTCTCCCGTCGCGGGCAGCAGGGTGGAGGCATAGGGCCTGGCCGCTCCGGCACTCTCGTAGTAGTAGTTGGCATTGTACATCGGCTCCGCATAGCCATAGGCCGGCTCCTGAGTCAGGGGAGCGGCATGGATGcggtggtgctggtgctgatgAGGTGCCAGTCGCCGGTCAAGCATCCGCGGTTGGGTTCGCGCTCGCATCGTAGCCGCCATCAGACCACTGGCCGCACTCGACGGGTACTGCTGGGTGGCATTGGGATACCGGATACGTTCCCTGTAGATCGTGGAGAGCGGCTGGGTGGGCGCCTTGCTGAGTTGGGCATTAATCCGGTTGCGACGCTCCACCTCGTGCTCCAGGGTGTTGTAGAACTGCGGGGCCGTCGACCGAGCCATGTAGCCGAGAGCCATTAGATTACTGCGATTATCGTACAGGGGAGCCAGGTCAGCGATCTCCGCCGTGGAGGTGCTGTTGTTGAGATCCTGATCCTGCGAACACCTAGGCTGTCGCGTACGGGGAGTGCGTCTAGCTGAGGCGGCAACGGAGCCCGAAGCCATTTCGTGATTATTGTTGCTGGCCGACGAAGCCGTGGCCGTAGAGGCATCCTGGCCCGTCGAGGAGCCACTGCTCAGGACACTGTGCCGCTCCTGAGTTACTAATGACGTGGCGCCTGCAACGCTACTCGCTGGCACTGCACCGCCTGATGCACCTGTTCCGTTGACGCTACTACCCGCCGCCCTCTCGTGATAGGGCGTGGCACCTGGGCCAGCTGGAAGAGTATTCTCTTTCTGGAAACTGCACTCGCCCGGCAGGGAGAGCTCGTCCTCGGCGAAGTCATCGTCGGAGTGGAGTGGGGGCTCTGATTCGCCATCGGAGTCAACGCGTCCAGGGCCCAGCTCCTCGTAGACATTGTCGTTCGAGCGATAGGGATCGGGTCCAGGTGAAGAGCTGACCAAGAACGGTGGCGACCGCGTCATGGGATAGCCGCTGGGGTAGTGAATGCTTTTGCCTTGGAGCAGCTGTAAggaaaaaaaggagagaaacATTCAGTTAGTTATGATTAAAGGAACATAAAAATTTATGGAAGCGGGAGGATAAAAGGGTTGATGTTACTTTCGCTTTCTTGaatgcacagagaaaaaaatatgaggcaaatattatattctaagaataattttaagcttctgagtctatttttaaaaaggatttcTATTATTGTCTCAAATTTCAAATTCCTTTAAAGCAATAAAGTTGGGCATtaagttaaaaagaaaaagtacAAGACAGTTTTGCGCTCTGTGTGCAATTGCAACCCTCCTGCGGGAAAGGAAAAGGTTTTCCTAAGTAAGCCGCTTTACAGCCGCCTCGTAGCCTCGGGCAGGACTTTGAAATGTGACAGGACAAGGAGGCAGCAGAAAAAGGGGCAAGGAGCAGAAGGCAGCCAAGCAGCAGTAAGCAGTTGTTGAAACAGAACAAAGCTgacaaaggcaaaaaaaataaataaaaaaacgctAAAAATGCCACAagaaatgaataataaatgcaaagaaaaaaaacaaggaagtTGAAATGCCCcagttaaagttttaaaagtaaaagtcaAAGGGGTTGTTTcttatttccatttaaaacGGAACGAAATATTCGAATAATTGGAAATGTAAcgagaatatttaaaagtagGCTAAATAGCGATTGGAACAGGGATTTATTTTGAGCCGCCAGTTCATATTTAACCTCAGAAAAGGCTTCCCTAAAGGAGCTGTTTATCagacaataaaataaacacacactCCCCGAAAATAATGGGATAGGGAGACTTGCGCCGACAAAAGCGCAAGACTTGaacataaaatatgaaaaaatgaaataaaaccgAGGGGAGCGCGTCATAAAGAAAACACGTTTTGGGTCAGAAAAAGCCTTCGAGGCGTCAGAGTCGTAAAATATTTAGGCACACAAAAGGACCTGAAATTAAGCTGACTGGGGGTAGGCGACACACAGGATATTCCGCACCAACACACGCCCATATCTTATGAATATGTACGTCGAACGAGTGTATATCTGCCACGTCAAGTTCAAGTGTAAATTGAGGCGTACAATGGGCATAAAGAGCAGTAGACATAAATGAATAATATGCAGAAGGGGATATCCTCGCGGAGAAGGAAATGTGGTCTCGTCTTACAATTGAATTGCATGTGACAGGATCAAAAACAGTGCGCAGAAACCCGAGCGCGAGACAATGACTGGGCAATGTTTTGACAGCGATTGTCGTAATGTTTGGCAGTTGAGTGAGGGTGGGAATATTGTGCCAGGTATTGTTCTCTAGCCAGGAAGGATATATGTCTGCGGAGATACTAACCTCGGAGTGATGCTGCTGATagtggtgatgatgatgcggcagctgctggtgatgatgatgccgGTGCATTACCAGCGGCCTGTGGTGACCCAGATGCGCATCGGGATCCTCGTACATCCcgtgatggtgatgatgatgcgtCGATCCCAGAGTGCCGCCGCCCAGAGGCATGGCTCCATTCAGGGGGCCGCGGGTGGGCGTCTTGCAGGGCAGCAGGTTCTGCACCTTCCGTTTGTTTCTGCAAGAAAAGAGAAGAAGGCGATTAGTAATTGTTTCAGGGATAGCTAAAGAagaatgatgatgatggtgatgttGCACGGCTTTGGCAGACATTTAGCATCCCAGCCCCGCCTACCGCCTACCGCCTTCCGGCTAATAGAGCCATAAGTTCTTGGCCACGCCAAAGATAAATCGATTTGTAATGACCAAGAGTGCGGGAGTAGCAGCGCAGGCAGACCAGCGGCAACCTTGATAAATGTCAGGTAAACAAGCCAAGGACCAAGAGCTCCATCCCATTTCCCCACCTCCCCCCCGGAAAGTGGCcccacaaaaacaatttgattaataaagaatgccaaagcagccaggcCAGAAACAGGCAACACACACAGCCAGGACTCCcccaaaattcaatttaaatgagCACAAAGCGTCAAGCATGTCAGAATGATGACGAGCGGGAGAACAGGCGGGATTCCCAAGAAGCGACAACCGCGTGCCATGAAAATAATGAACATAATTAAGTGTTGCCCCTGGCAAAGAAAACAGACAAACCGACAGACAGCCTTGGGTATGCCATTGCCACCCACCATAAGCATAatgaaaaatgtgaaattaaattgacGCCACGTAACAGGGCAAGGATGAGCCCGACATCCTTGTAATGTCTTGTAGGTAAACATGTTGCGATGTCAGACCGGCGGAAGTCGCTCGTAAAAACTCTCggcacacaaaacacacacaagcatACCGAAGAGCACACGTGGAAGAGAGCTAACTGCCGCTTGCGGAATCCGATTGTGGGAGGACATTAAAAATGCTTGCCTACTTTAAGGAGTATTTGCCCGGAGGCCAAACGAGAATTGCTGACAATATACGAATATGGTGTGACCTATATTTCAATCTAAAAAATACGTTATGTTTTAAGTTTCTAAGGGATTAAGAAGATGACTTAAGAAAGTCTATACTGAGAAGGAAACTTAAATTCTAAAATCCTAATAATCCTGGCATTCTTAAAGCCACAAACTGTACCTCATACTGTGTAACATCTTTGATTCCCTGCAGGATATAATAgacagcaaacacacacacacacacaatcagGCCTCTCGCATTTCATGTTAGCCTGCTGAAGAGCAGCTTGTTGACTTTCTGGCGAGAGCAAGGCCAGGAGGAGTTGGCCAAGAGGGCGGCCTGGCGCCTGCCTggtaaaatattcttaaaagtaaattaaataatgtgGCATGCCACAAGCCAGAGCACTGTGCACTCCGCTCTCCGCACTCGACTTGTGTCTTTGGCCCTTGACTCCGCCTCGGAATGAAATGGAATGGCATGGAAGCGAGCGTGTgcttcatttcatttcatttcacttACGAGGCGTAAAAACGAAATCAAGAATGGGCAGGGAGCTGGGGGCGGCATGTGTGCTGTATGTATGCTTAACCCTTTGAGAGCCTTGTTTGATTTCTAAGCGTTATGGCCGGACGGCCATAAAGGCTGGGCCCCCAGAGTGTCGTACAATTTGGCAAGAAAGTAAACCATTTGTATGCTGGATATACGTATGCAAAAAGGGGTTGAAGAGGCCGAGAGGCAGGGAGCTTAAGCCAAATGCGAAATACCTTTGGGGGCAGAAACAGACGAAGACACGGGGCTTTTCCTTTGGCATAAgcaatttacaataaaaagtAGCTGGCAACCAAAGGGGCAACAATGTTAGACGAGTAGTTGTTGGGGGGCTGGCAAGAAGTGAATCTTTTATTTATGAACTCTGAACTAAAGTTCCagctacacacacactcagactCACACTTTTGGGGGTTGCAAGGAGTAAAGCCCGGCACGTAAAAAAGCAAAACTACAAAAGAAATGAAACCATACGAAAAGAATGAAAAGTACTATGGATATTCCCCAGGTATAGCAAAATGGGAAAAGGGAAAGAGGGCAGGCGTGTTAAGACTTTGATATGGAAATATCTTGAGAAGATATTGTAACAAGGTAACTAAACAAGCAAAGGAAAGAAGTGATCAGAAGAAAACCATTTTTAAAGCTtgctgtattttatttttattttaaactctACTAATTTCTTGCCTTTTCCCTTGCCTACTCTCTTATTAATAAACACATTTTGCCAGCCAATAATTTCGTTTGAAGTGCAGTCAAAGTAAATGCTATTTGACTGCTTACTTAGGCCACAAAACCGACACCGCCACTTTGGTGGTCAGCCGGCTAGCCCCCTAAACCCCTTCACGAATGACCATTGCATAATTTCGCTGCAGTTGACCAGCCGGCGGCAACAAGCAAACAAACCGCAGAGACAAAGCCACAGACCAAGAACCGACTGGGCATCAAGTTACCAAGAGCTGGGGCGGAGGACGGGACACACAGCTGTTGACAGCGTGAGTCACATGGCAACTGGGGGGATTCCTGGTACGGGGTTgcatttgattaaaaaaaggaaagccaAATTGCCAAGACGACAGAAcgtaatgatgatgatgagcagCAGCGCTCGCTTCTGGGCTTTAATAAGCTGAAATTGTGATTGTTATGGCACACATCCCGGAACTCCAGAGGAAGTCAAACAGACGGCGGGGGAGGCGCACGGCCTCAGTCagataaaattgattttatttatttagcagtCAACAATGCTAATGCTGCTGTAACTTTTACTTTCCCCGGTTGCCGGGGTTTCCCCTCCTCATTTAATATGAATGAGCCCGGGCCGACAAGGCCTTGACTCCGCAGCAGccttaaatttgtaaattttgtaaaatatccCAGGACTCGTTATAATTGCACACAAATTAAGCATGAacatttattgaaatattattaactGGCGACAAtgttaacaattttaataacaagCGCTTCAGATTTTTTACTCTgccacacgcacacatgtTGCATATGGTTTTGGGGACGACACTCGCCATTCGTGTAATTAATAAAGTTCCAATATGCAAACATTTGCGCCaaagtgagtgtgtgttgaAAACACTCTGGcggtttattaaaataattaaggtaATTACGAGCGGAAATGGGGGAGAAACCgaaacaaaatgcaaaaacaaaaaaaagagaaacgaAAAAAGACAGAATGCATcataataaatgcaatttatggTTTGAATTTTATACGATAATCGGTTCGAGGCATGCAGTCGCCGGagctatttaattaattatttataaagaatttaaaagcCCCCAAAACGGATGTACATGAACACTGACTTTTTCTCGCAGTGCTTGTGCCCGATGCCCTTGAGGTGGCATTATGATTATTTGATTTGTTCGAGGCTCGaacagaaatataaataaaattagttgctattttatttatgtgtttTCATAGTTGTGTGTTGCGTTTGTGTGTGGGCCTCGTCCTTCACTTTGCTTTCTCACTCTGGGGTCCAGGACACGCAGCacataaaagcaaaaataatgtGCCACATCataaatgccacaaaaatggCACGCACACATATACACAGCTACGGCTCTGGGGGGAGGTCAGACACTTAAAGCATACTGACGCACACACATATGCATAGATAACTATGTAATAAAGATGCCCGTTTGTCcctgtgttttttgttggctttgttTGGCTTGCCATAACCTCAAAAATGATGAAGCACAACAACAGCATTCGGTGTTCAGTGTTGTTCTTTTGCCCCAACTCCCGcccccatttcccatttcccactCGCCTTCCACCCACTGTGCGTGCGTGCGGTCAGCAAACTTTAATGAATATGTATGAAAATCGCTTGTAGCATCTCCGTCCCTTTTTCCCAAAGACCCATGAATATTTCCGTTCGGTCCAagttttctgttgttgttgaaagGAAAATCGATTTCGGGAAGGgactgtgcctgtgcctgtgtgttGGGGAGAGCATGTTACTTCAACACTTGTTGATGTTAATGAGCGCAGGGGAATGGGTGAAGTTTTCCGGCCTCTAAAAATCCTAGCCCAGAAAAAGCCTCTCGTCCTTGGTGCAGCTTTAACCCATTAAAGCTGCGGGCAGGCATGAGggaagaaagaaaaaacagTGTCGGGCTGAGTGTAAAGCTTTGGCCTTGCCTATAACCATTATCTAGCTTGGATTTCATCCCCCTGCCCCCCCTGCTTTCACTCTGCTGTGCGTGCAAAAATCTTTGCcagcttttccagcttttcctGGCTTGGTATCCACACTGCATTACATGCAAACAATGTCCAGGGCTTGTTTCATTCGCCCTCGTTTTTTGCTGCTCCGCCTTTGTGGTTTATTTCTGTAGCagatttcatttcgtttcgcaATCTGACTGAGTTTTTTTTCCGAGTGTTCGTGTGCGGTTGTGTGTTCTTGCTTTATTTTGCGGGGACCGTAAaagtaaattgttttatatctttactgtttttttttttcaccaaCTAAAAGTTGATTTGTGTGAGGGTGTGTGTGCTTCAGCCATTTCTCACGTGCTTTTTTCCTTGTAGCCGCCGCTGCagcaacatttatttaaaatttcaatttaatttagtttcgGTTTTAAGTGCAACCAAACCCACTAACACACTCGCATTGCCATATAGGTCAGTGTGGCTCCGCTCAAAAGTAGACTACATTAATTTTCGTTTGGCTAGCAATGCGTTTTTCCTCCTCCCTCTCTGTCTTTCCTGTCGCTCTGTCCCCCTTCGACAGCTTTGGCAAATGGGTTTTTACTTCTTTGGGTTgcttttcttctctttttttgtgtgtggaattttttctcgcgtgtttacatacatttttgatatagttttataatgtttatgCATCGCTTGCATTTTTTATATGGCGCGAACATTTTTGCGGCCCAACACTTTTGCCCTCCGCTTTTTTTTACCTGTTCACCTGGATTCTGTGAATTTATTATCCTCTGAGCTGACCAAGTTTATTACGTTTTTTTTAGCTGGTGCTTGGCAGTTGAATTATTTAGCTGAATTTTAAATCTATGctataatcatttttatatgCTAGAGTTAAGCTTTTCTTTAAGCCATCAACAGTGGAAAATGTTACCAAAACTTTGCCCTGCTGCCGCTAAAAAATTTCTATGAAATGCAGCAACTCCGCCTCTTTATCGCATCTCAGCCATCTACCACTGGAAACTTCTTTTCCAGCGGTTTGGAGCCACATAAATCATAGGGGCAAAAGAGCAACAACACGCCGCATGCAACATGTTGCAGGCCGTGGTTGACGCCTCCTTTAAAGCCTCAAAAGACTGCAGCTTCCACTGcggcaaaaggaaaagaaaaacaaaaagaaaatatagttGCCAGAAGGGGACAAGCCGCGATAATAGTCAAGACAAAGCCACACAAGGCGATTAAAGGGGGCGATTTCCAGAGGGAATAtcgtctgtgtgtgtgggccaaGCCAAGTAATTGAGTCATTGCGGGGATCTTTGCACTGAGCACTGAAAAAAACATCAGCTAActtttttcagaatttaaagTGTACCTTCTAGTTGTAAATATTCTTAGCTTCCTTCAATTTGAACTTCTCCTAGCTTTTAAGATTGATTTTTATAGTTGTCATAAGTTATACCCCCTTTTTAAGTAATTCCTTTCAGTGTACTTACTTCCAAACGAACAGCGACGAGATGAGAACAATCAAGACCAAGAGCAGCGCGAACACGGCTATCATGGCCGATGTGGCCAGCGACTGACTGCTGTACAGGCTGGCATCCAAGATCTGCAAagatatagagagagagatgggATTTAGTCGGGGAAAAGTAAAAGTTAAATGTGAGTAAATCAACGCTCAACTCAAACACAAAGCCATTTTGCATATAAACAAAGCGGAAAACCAAGCCGAAGgaggaaaatattttggtaAATATGCCTAacgaaatgcaaacaaaagcGCAGAGCACGCGACTTGGGCTGTTAACCTTTCGGTTACTTGGTTTCCCTCCATCTCGAGGAAGTTGGAAGTGTAGGCGTTTCacctttttttactttttttttttgttgaatttttccTTCGACCTGGGCCAGGAAATTAAGGTCAGCTGAGTGGGGATAAGGCCCGGCAAATTGCCTTTGAATTTATGCTTGGGCATGCAAAAAAAGTTACGAAATAAATGATGAAGTCGGggataaataggaaaaaatcaGTTGATAAGAAAAGTGAGCAAAGGGGGAAGGAAATCCTTGGTAACTGCTTTATCCCTAATAAAGACTGTTTTCTAGTATTCATAACTGCAAAATGAACTCACTTAAAGCCTttgaaatgttaaaaaaaatattgttttaaatgtttCATTGGGAAAGACTCTACCATTCGGTTTTGACTGACAACTTTTCCTATCGCACTTCCGCCTCTCACCTGTCACTGTCAAAAACTAGATAAGCTTGCCTAAATCtcgaatatttttaataaagtctttttatttattacttatttttatttcatttttatggaACGTTTGACTCGCAAGTCGAACTTGAAAATCCAAAACAACCAGCAGAAGAAGTCGGGGAAAACTACTCCACAAATGCACCTGTCGcttgacacacacacacacgccgcAGCATAAATCACTCAAAaacatggaaaatatttttcggAGAGTGAGAGACTCGGAGAAGCACAGGCAGCTTCGCCAAACACAGAAATTGGGGTCAAACTTTGACAGCTGTGCAAATAATTTCGCCAGCAActgtgctggtgctggtgtgcgtgtgtatttAACTGGCAGTCATTGTTTGTATGTAGGTTACACTTTAATTCGTAATGCATTTTGTGCATTtactaatttattaaaagcatttttccaacttttcaatttcgatttcgatttatttGCGCAGCTCAAACACAAATACGAGTGGCACAGTTTGCGCCAAAATGCGGAAGCCGAGTGCCCTCACAAAGCCATCCAAATGCTTATCTACCCCGGGTAATTAATCATGCGCTTGCAGCgagtataaatattattaatatttcattgagagcagcagcagattgAGAGTGCAAACAAACAGTCCCCGAAGAGCGCACATTTTCATAGAtaagccataaaaatattgaCATCCCTCTCCTCCAAATGgcgaaattgtttaaattatcgAATCGGGGGGGGGGAAATGCTCCCATTTGGATCGCTTATCACGGCACCCCGACAACACAccgaaaattaagaaatttgtatttgGAAACCCATTCGAAGACAAATCGACGCAgtcaaatacaaataataataaattaaacaattatgtGCGGCAGGCGTGTGTGCTCAGTGCAACGCCAAAAGCTGAAAATCTGGAGGCGGGGAATCCcgggcaaacaaaaacaataatgcTGCTCCAATGCTCGTAATCAATTTGATTAATGAGACCTGACGCGAGTTTTCCCTCTGTCTTTTCTTCTCGGAGCTCTGATCATTCGATTTCGTCTGAATGTAGAGCAGTGGCATGACTTGGGGGAATGGCCAAGGGCCCCTACAAGCTCAGGGGAAAAATGTGGAAAGAAATAACAAAGCTTATATGTCACCAAAGGTTTCTTTGTAACAGGTTTTaagtattatataaatatataaaataaattcttactTTTATGATAACTCTAAACATtccatttctatttaaaaaaaagagatattTCCCCCTACAAATAACACAAGTTTCCCCCCTCTTTTCCCGCACATATTCCCAATTGAATTTATAGAAATCACACTTGCGTCAttcaagttttttttcttcgtgaaaagaaaaacgaaacaatTTCCTTTTGTCTCGCCCTGGCAACATTTCCCTCTTTCATTTCGTACGCTTCACACATTTCCCAGTCAACTTTGAACTGCATTGTGTGCGACGGCGTGTATGTGCGTTGATAATCGATAAATCTAAAATACATGTGTTACTGTGTGGACTCGGTGAGCGTTTACCTATTTGTAATGCTCATTTTGGGGCCAGGCAAATATAAACGAGTGGGGAGTGGTTGGGGCCAATAACTGTACGCATTGCGACAGTTGTCGATTGCCACCGAAACGCTTCCAGCTGCCTCACGGATTAAGCCGAAGATAAAACACAAAACTACACAAAAAGTCCAAGTTGAAAGCAAACAGGGTCGGCATTATCGATAGCCACAGAAGTAGAGCTGCCCCCTGTTTGCCCAGATAAGCAGTGCCACCGGTATGATTGAAGGCTTCTCGTCAAGCAAACCCTCTCTTTCCAAGTATTTAACAACATACACACTCCCTTTGCCCCCGGGCAttccataaattaaattaaataaaggaaagtaggaaaaaaaaaggagtaggcAATGCAAACAAGAGATAACGATAACACTTTGAACGATTTATGTCTAGGCATAGGTACAGGGAAATGCACACAGTGGGCGCAGGGAGAAAATGAgataaattttgaattcatGTTTgcctttgttatttttgtatcACATCCCCGGGCGAATCTATACTTGTGAGTGCCAGTGCACTTCCAGGAGATCTCAAATACTTTTTCTTGTGCATCTAGAGAGCAACTTGGtcgataaaataattaagccCTCCTTCAAGTCGCAGACAACAAAAGCCATTAGTCGGCGGGGGCTTCGAGGGGAATGCTAAATAATGGCATAAAGTTTACACCCCccaaaaaagaataataataataaaaagctgGAATAAGGCAAAGTGAGATTAACGCAGCCGGAGCTGCAAAATGTTGTTTACTTTTATGCGTGTGTGCTGGCGAGTGTTTTTCCGGCTTTTGTGGCAACTTTTTAATCATGAAAAATCGCCAGGCTCAAGGGCGGCAGCATGCGGCTTGAGTAGGCCATAAAGTGAAATGTTTGCCGTTTGCCTTTGACCCAATTTTTAAGTGTTGCCAAAGTGCATAAAAAACTCTAACAACATTGTAGAGCGGGAAATGGGAGTTGGACCGTTTGGCAAGTCATCAAAATCAGTCGTCAAAATGTGTTccaagagagggagagaaagggGGGGAAAAGTTCTACTCACCGCTGCAGAAACTTTAAAGTTAACAActtttctctcttttcctctctctctcggaaAGTCAACGACGACGAGCGCGTTTTCATTTTCGTGCCTGATgagaaaaacacaaaagttTACCCGCCATCAAAACACGACAAAAGGAAAAGCTAGCAACAAGCACGTGCCACTTGCAGGAGGAAAACTATTTTGCaacagagcagcagcagcaacaacaatgaccAGAACTTGGCTGCTTTGATAACatggcaaaagtttttccGAACATGCGATGCATGTGTGGCTGGCGCCTTTTTTTTAACACCCCAAAGCCCCCGCCGCCGCAGAACTTCGATTGCCTTGCACGTGCATATCTGCAATCGACCTGCTGGATATATCCTTCGGCCTCCCCTTCTCGTCGATTTTTGCGCCCTGTTTTTGTAACCACTTGGCGGTGCAATTGTTTGGAAACAGCTCGTGATTGAGCCCCATTCCCATAAGATGCTCGGGAGGGCGTAATGAGTTGCGAAACTTGTTGGGCCGATGTGGCTAAGATGGCGCCGATAATGGGGGAATGGAAAAGTGCAACAGAGAGTGGGGAATGCAACTGAAACAACTAAATGAAAATTGTGCGAGCTTAAAATGTAAGCTAAATATTTGTGAGTAAAGAATTTTCAAGCCGAGATTAAGATGAA
Above is a genomic segment from Drosophila kikkawai strain 14028-0561.14 chromosome 3R, DkikHiC1v2, whole genome shotgun sequence containing:
- the pxb gene encoding dendritic arbor reduction protein 1 produces the protein MWKMLDMMDLSEAELFMFDCDDCSGMPLAPPPQFLIPPPPRPPALAEYTVVPQDCNEEALAQQQWDSDVCQAMPILDASLYSSQSLATSAMIAVFALLLVLIVLISSLFVWKNKRKVQNLLPCKTPTRGPLNGAMPLGGGTLGSTHHHHHHGMYEDPDAHLGHHRPLVMHRHHHHQQLPHHHHHYQQHHSELLQGKSIHYPSGYPMTRSPPFLVSSSPGPDPYRSNDNVYEELGPGRVDSDGESEPPLHSDDDFAEDELSLPGECSFQKENTLPAGPGATPYHERAAGSSVNGTGASGGAVPASSVAGATSLVTQERHSVLSSGSSTGQDASTATASSASNNNHEMASGSVAASARRTPRTRQPRCSQDQDLNNSTSTAEIADLAPLYDNRSNLMALGYMARSTAPQFYNTLEHEVERRNRINAQLSKAPTQPLSTIYRERIRYPNATQQYPSSAASGLMAATMRARTQPRMLDRRLAPHQHQHHRIHAAPLTQEPAYGYAEPMYNANYYYESAGAARPYASTLLPATGEYRHPYGDSSFGSDSGYSHHTPASSIGRQDYDLAEPQMQAPSQPSKPSKLSSALNFSWNRNSSRAKALPGGAVSKASGNSSNSSAEATSPNNNSSACSTVTSQLENNNAAASLSPA